One genomic segment of Protaetiibacter intestinalis includes these proteins:
- a CDS encoding LysR family transcriptional regulator has protein sequence MLDVRRLALLRELALRGTIAAVAAALHLTPSAVSQQLAQLEREAGVPLLRKSGRRLQLTPQAELLVGRTEEILAALERADTELAASLEQATGVIRVAIFQSVALALLPAALDVLEREHPALTAVVTQREPETALHETFARDFDLVIAEEYPGHAAPQLAGLDRRPLTTDAIRLAVPPGGAGRFSIRDIRDARDAPWVMEPHGAASRHWAEQACRRAGFEPQVRFETADLQAHVRLIQTGHAVALLPDLIWQGAAPTVDLVDLDGGPRRTVFTSTRLASAGHPAVVAVRDALERAAHQG, from the coding sequence GTGCTCGACGTCCGCCGCCTTGCCCTGCTGCGCGAGCTCGCGCTGCGCGGCACGATCGCCGCGGTCGCCGCGGCGCTGCACCTGACCCCCTCTGCGGTGTCGCAGCAGCTCGCGCAGCTGGAGCGCGAGGCCGGGGTGCCGCTGCTGCGCAAGTCGGGGCGGCGCCTGCAGCTCACCCCGCAGGCCGAACTGCTCGTCGGCCGCACCGAGGAGATCCTCGCGGCGCTCGAGCGCGCCGACACCGAGCTCGCGGCATCCCTCGAGCAGGCGACCGGCGTCATCCGCGTCGCGATCTTCCAGTCGGTCGCGCTCGCCTTGCTGCCGGCGGCGCTCGACGTGCTCGAACGCGAGCACCCGGCGCTCACGGCCGTCGTGACGCAGCGCGAACCCGAGACGGCGCTGCACGAGACCTTCGCGCGCGACTTCGACCTCGTCATCGCCGAGGAGTACCCGGGGCACGCGGCGCCGCAGCTCGCGGGCCTCGACCGGCGCCCGCTCACGACCGACGCCATCCGGCTCGCCGTGCCGCCCGGCGGCGCCGGGCGCTTCTCGATCCGCGACATCCGCGACGCGCGGGATGCGCCCTGGGTCATGGAGCCGCACGGCGCGGCGTCGCGGCACTGGGCCGAGCAGGCCTGCCGGCGGGCCGGTTTCGAGCCGCAGGTGCGGTTCGAGACGGCCGACCTGCAGGCGCACGTGCGGCTCATCCAGACCGGCCACGCCGTGGCGCTGCTGCCCGACCTCATCTGGCAGGGCGCCGCCCCGACCGTCGACCTCGTCGACCTCGACGGCGGCCCGCGCCGCACGGTGTTCACCTCGACGCGCCTCGCCTCCGCCGGGCACCCCGCCGTCGTCGCGGTGCGCGACGCCCTCGAGCGCGCGGCGCACCAGGGCTAG
- a CDS encoding ABC transporter substrate-binding protein, translating into MQRRITALAAVSAAALALVLVGCSSDGGSGGGEASGPNGFGDCDLPGEAGSIELDPIVDGQLSVVTVLPNPGWWNGTTPENLTDGFEMCMLADIAHRAGLEKMTIKVLSWDQYISGSFTDYDLGAVVTSITEERKAIFTFSDPYYTSNRSVTVQKDSKYDETNIRDAKIGTIQSTTNSKWLTDVLKPTQDLALFSDGPEMFAALAAGQVDAIVTDTETALTQSKPYADQLEIIGQWKADDDWGMVMPLDTPNVDAVNEALAAMKADGTMDFLSEKYLAPLFGIDPASIRFLDAP; encoded by the coding sequence ATGCAACGACGCATCACCGCCCTGGCCGCCGTCTCGGCGGCAGCCCTCGCCCTCGTCCTCGTGGGCTGTTCGAGCGACGGAGGATCCGGCGGAGGCGAGGCCTCCGGCCCCAACGGCTTCGGCGACTGCGACCTCCCCGGCGAGGCGGGCAGCATCGAGCTCGACCCGATCGTCGACGGTCAGCTCTCCGTCGTGACGGTGCTGCCGAACCCCGGATGGTGGAACGGCACGACGCCCGAGAACCTCACCGACGGCTTCGAGATGTGCATGCTCGCCGACATCGCGCACCGCGCCGGTCTCGAGAAGATGACCATCAAGGTGCTCTCGTGGGATCAGTACATCTCCGGCTCGTTCACCGACTACGACCTCGGCGCGGTCGTCACGAGCATCACCGAGGAGCGCAAGGCGATCTTCACCTTCTCCGACCCGTACTACACCTCGAACCGCTCCGTCACGGTGCAGAAGGACTCGAAGTACGACGAGACCAACATCCGCGACGCGAAGATCGGCACGATCCAGAGCACCACGAACTCGAAGTGGCTGACGGATGTGCTGAAGCCGACCCAGGACCTCGCCCTGTTCAGCGACGGCCCCGAGATGTTCGCGGCCCTCGCCGCGGGACAGGTCGACGCGATCGTCACCGACACCGAGACCGCCCTCACCCAGTCGAAGCCGTACGCCGACCAGCTCGAGATCATCGGGCAGTGGAAGGCGGATGACGACTGGGGCATGGTCATGCCGCTCGACACCCCGAACGTCGACGCGGTCAACGAGGCGCTCGCGGCCATGAAGGCCGACGGCACGATGGACTTCCTTTCCGAGAAGTACCTCGCGCCGCTGTTCGGCATTGACCCGGCCAGCATCCGGTTCCTGGACGCGCCTTGA